Proteins encoded in a region of the Candidatus Nitrospira nitrificans genome:
- the rpoD gene encoding RNA polymerase sigma factor RpoD has translation MSKQELLGEVKKLITIGKEKGFLTYDELNSTLPAEVVSSDQFGSIMAMFGEMDIEIIEASDGDRIQKRSEGEVGEEVEEAESDSEEENEKAIDLTPGALSRTDDPVRLYLKEMGSVALLSREGEIEIAKRIEEGKKDIASVIYGMPMTIEFVLALRDQLKNAKIDVREIVPIQETEEEFEEDQPPVERDYEELRVKTLESLNAVRKVSLALKALAEKGKHLGSDPVKQKKFKKQFDAIRQQVVDKIESVNLHGVLKDRMVQRVRDLAVQIRVAEREAVSCQRRIGVGGEAGAELLRKMCRSRPDFLAVKRKTGVSEEALVEIRKVYQNAKAKIRQLETEEALVPAEEIKDAVKHLDLAEEKVKRGKAELVEANLRLVVSIAKKYTNRGLQFLDLIQEGNIGLMKAVDKFEYKRGYKFSTYATWWIRQAITRAIADQARTIRIPVHMIETINKLIRTSRHLVQKLGREPLPEEIAERMDLPLDKVRKILKIAREPISLETPIGEEEDSHLGDFIEDKKAVSPLEAAIRYDLQRQINSALETLTPREEKVLRKRFGIGEATDHTLEEVGQDFEVTRERIRQIEAKALRKLRHPSRSKKLRSFVESI, from the coding sequence ATGTCGAAACAAGAGTTGCTCGGTGAGGTGAAGAAGCTGATTACGATCGGGAAGGAAAAAGGCTTTCTGACGTACGACGAGCTCAACAGCACCTTGCCCGCTGAAGTCGTGTCATCGGATCAGTTTGGCAGCATCATGGCGATGTTCGGTGAAATGGATATCGAAATCATCGAGGCAAGCGATGGCGACCGGATTCAGAAACGGTCTGAAGGCGAAGTCGGCGAAGAGGTGGAAGAGGCCGAGTCGGATTCCGAGGAGGAAAACGAGAAGGCCATCGATCTGACGCCGGGCGCGCTCAGCCGCACCGACGATCCCGTGCGGCTCTACCTCAAGGAAATGGGGAGTGTGGCGCTCCTGAGCCGCGAAGGCGAGATCGAAATCGCCAAACGGATCGAAGAGGGGAAAAAAGATATCGCGTCGGTGATCTACGGCATGCCGATGACCATCGAATTCGTGTTGGCGCTCCGAGATCAGCTCAAGAACGCCAAGATCGACGTGCGTGAGATTGTGCCGATCCAGGAGACCGAAGAGGAGTTTGAGGAAGATCAGCCGCCGGTGGAACGGGATTATGAGGAGTTGCGGGTCAAGACCCTCGAGTCGCTCAATGCCGTGCGGAAAGTCTCGCTTGCGTTGAAGGCATTGGCCGAGAAAGGCAAGCATCTCGGCAGTGATCCGGTCAAGCAGAAGAAGTTCAAGAAGCAGTTCGATGCGATCCGCCAGCAAGTCGTCGATAAAATCGAATCGGTCAACCTCCATGGCGTGCTGAAAGACCGCATGGTGCAGCGTGTCCGAGATTTGGCCGTGCAGATTCGGGTCGCCGAACGGGAAGCGGTCAGCTGCCAACGGCGGATCGGCGTGGGCGGAGAGGCAGGCGCCGAGCTGTTGAGAAAGATGTGCCGGAGCCGTCCGGACTTCCTGGCGGTCAAGCGGAAGACCGGGGTGTCGGAAGAAGCGCTGGTGGAGATCCGGAAGGTCTACCAAAACGCCAAAGCGAAGATTCGCCAGTTGGAAACGGAAGAGGCGCTCGTTCCGGCTGAGGAGATCAAGGATGCCGTCAAGCATCTGGATCTTGCGGAAGAAAAGGTCAAGCGGGGGAAGGCTGAGCTGGTTGAGGCGAATTTGCGGCTGGTGGTCAGCATCGCGAAGAAATACACGAATCGCGGTCTGCAGTTCCTCGACCTGATTCAGGAAGGCAACATCGGACTGATGAAGGCGGTGGACAAATTCGAGTATAAGCGCGGGTATAAGTTCAGCACCTATGCGACCTGGTGGATCAGGCAGGCGATCACCCGAGCGATTGCCGATCAAGCCCGAACGATCCGGATCCCGGTTCACATGATCGAAACGATCAACAAGCTCATTCGAACCTCCCGGCACCTTGTGCAGAAGCTGGGTCGTGAGCCGCTTCCGGAAGAGATTGCCGAGCGCATGGACCTTCCGTTGGACAAGGTTCGGAAGATTCTGAAGATCGCCCGCGAGCCCATCTCGCTCGAAACACCGATCGGTGAAGAGGAAGACAGCCATCTGGGGGATTTCATCGAAGACAAGAAGGCCGTGTCTCCGTTGGAAGCCGCCATTCGCTATGATTTGCAGCGCCAGATCAACAGCGCCTTGGAGACCTTGACGCCTCGCGAGGAGAAGGTGCTGCGCAAGCGGTTCGGTATCGGAGAGGCGACGGACCATACGCTGGAGGAAGTCGGGCAGGACTTCGAAGTGACGCGCGAGCGCATCCGGCAGATCGAAGCCAAGGCCTTGAGGAAATTACGACATCCGAGCCGCAGTAAAAAGCTGAGGAGTTTTGTCGAGAGCATCTAG
- the ilvB gene encoding biosynthetic-type acetolactate synthase large subunit yields the protein MKLTGAEIFIECLKREGVKTVFALPGGVVLKIFDTLHQQKDVEVILTRHEQGAGHMAEGYAKATGKAGVCLVTSGPGMTNVITALADAYMDSVPVVCFSGQVPTNLIGNDAFQEADNIGLSRPCTKYNFLVKDVNDLAATIKEAFYIATTGRPGPVLVDIPKDVSMAKAEFTYPNSVSIRGYNPTYDGNKWQIKQAAEAIMKAKKPILYVGGGVIFSGASQELLELAEMTQIPVDMTLMGLGAFPGEHPLSLGMLGMHGTYQANMAMHYSDLVIAVGARFDDRVTGKVSEFCPHAKVIHVDIDPTSIRKNIHVDIPIVGDCRTVLRELNQILRATVNGEQKDLRKPWWDQIQEWQQAHPLAYRQEKDGPIKPQEVVKRLYELTKDRDPIVSTDVGQHQMWAAQYFKLAKPNRWLTSGGLGTMGFGFPAAMGAQAAFRNRLVLCIAGDGSIQMNMQEMATAVVSKLPVKIIILNNGFHGMVRQWQDLFYEGRYASSYLDTTPDFVKLADAYGAVGLRVKKVGDLDAVLKEALATDKPVIVDVPTYPYENCYPMIPAGGCNHEMLLEDPPELKKKQVGAEKVTPEDKDTVLTA from the coding sequence ATGAAACTCACCGGTGCTGAAATCTTCATCGAATGCTTGAAGCGTGAAGGCGTGAAGACCGTCTTCGCGCTTCCTGGCGGAGTCGTCTTGAAGATTTTCGATACACTCCATCAGCAGAAGGATGTTGAAGTGATTTTGACGCGCCATGAACAGGGCGCGGGCCATATGGCCGAAGGATATGCGAAGGCGACTGGAAAGGCCGGCGTGTGTCTGGTCACCTCGGGCCCTGGCATGACCAACGTCATCACGGCGTTAGCCGATGCCTATATGGATTCTGTTCCTGTGGTCTGTTTCAGCGGCCAAGTCCCGACTAATTTGATCGGAAACGATGCCTTTCAGGAAGCCGACAACATCGGATTGAGCCGACCCTGCACGAAGTACAATTTTCTCGTCAAGGACGTGAACGACTTGGCGGCGACAATCAAAGAGGCATTTTATATTGCGACGACCGGCCGCCCTGGTCCGGTCTTGGTGGATATCCCGAAAGATGTCTCGATGGCCAAAGCGGAATTCACCTATCCAAATTCGGTTTCGATTCGAGGGTATAACCCGACCTACGACGGAAATAAATGGCAGATCAAACAGGCAGCCGAAGCGATCATGAAGGCCAAGAAGCCGATTCTGTATGTCGGCGGTGGGGTGATTTTTTCTGGTGCTTCACAGGAGCTGCTTGAACTGGCCGAGATGACACAGATTCCGGTGGACATGACGTTGATGGGGCTTGGCGCGTTTCCAGGCGAGCATCCGTTATCGCTCGGGATGCTCGGGATGCACGGGACCTACCAGGCGAACATGGCCATGCATTACTCCGATCTGGTGATCGCCGTCGGCGCACGGTTTGATGATCGGGTGACGGGCAAGGTGTCGGAGTTCTGTCCCCATGCGAAAGTGATTCATGTCGATATCGATCCGACCTCTATTCGGAAAAACATCCATGTCGATATTCCGATCGTGGGTGACTGTAGGACCGTGCTCCGTGAGTTGAATCAGATCTTGCGCGCGACGGTCAACGGGGAACAGAAAGATCTGCGGAAGCCCTGGTGGGATCAAATTCAGGAATGGCAGCAGGCCCATCCCTTGGCGTATCGCCAAGAGAAGGACGGGCCGATCAAGCCGCAGGAGGTGGTCAAGCGGCTGTATGAGCTGACCAAGGACCGGGATCCGATCGTCTCGACGGATGTCGGACAACATCAAATGTGGGCCGCGCAGTATTTCAAGCTGGCAAAGCCAAACCGATGGTTGACATCGGGCGGGCTTGGCACGATGGGGTTCGGATTCCCTGCCGCAATGGGGGCGCAAGCCGCGTTCCGGAACCGACTGGTCCTGTGTATTGCGGGAGACGGCAGCATTCAGATGAATATGCAGGAAATGGCCACGGCGGTCGTGAGTAAGTTGCCGGTGAAGATCATTATCTTGAACAATGGATTTCACGGCATGGTCCGCCAATGGCAGGATCTGTTCTACGAAGGACGCTACGCGTCGAGCTATCTGGACACCACTCCAGATTTCGTCAAACTCGCGGATGCCTACGGAGCGGTGGGGTTGCGGGTCAAGAAGGTCGGAGACCTCGATGCGGTCCTGAAAGAAGCCTTGGCGACGGATAAACCCGTCATCGTGGATGTGCCGACCTATCCCTATGAGAATTGTTATCCGATGATCCCGGCCGGCGGCTGCAACCACGAAATGCTCCTGGAAGATCCACCGGAGTTGAAAAAGAAACAAGTCGGTGCGGAAAAGGTGACGCCGGAGGATAAGGATACGGTTCTCACGGCATAG
- a CDS encoding zinc ribbon domain-containing protein has translation MNPKLSPLIDLQKLDLRIMEITEIRRKIPERLHNAEAPLREAAQLLNDTKAIGDAAVKERRAYEKDLEAHEAHTEKMKLHAANLKTNKEYQAHLFEIELANKKRGDFEEKILLAMDKADQLQKTVKELQEKKTALEKAFTGEKQGLDAQDKELAAELAQLELRHREASARVEKVLLDRYNQVKASRKDQPLAAVRDGICLGCRLQIPPQLIAQVKRSDDLHVCPYCRRILYWEGEPVAETPSSPGSKTSELEVGESV, from the coding sequence TTGAACCCAAAGCTTTCCCCGCTCATCGACTTGCAAAAACTCGATCTCCGGATCATGGAGATCACCGAGATTCGCCGAAAAATTCCCGAACGTCTTCACAATGCGGAAGCTCCTCTTCGAGAGGCAGCCCAGCTTCTGAATGACACGAAAGCCATCGGCGATGCCGCCGTCAAGGAACGGCGTGCTTACGAAAAGGATCTCGAAGCTCATGAAGCGCACACCGAGAAGATGAAATTGCACGCGGCGAATCTGAAGACCAACAAAGAGTATCAGGCGCATTTGTTCGAAATCGAGTTGGCGAACAAGAAGCGGGGAGACTTTGAAGAGAAGATTCTCTTGGCAATGGACAAGGCCGATCAACTTCAGAAGACCGTCAAAGAGCTTCAGGAGAAAAAGACCGCGCTTGAGAAAGCGTTTACCGGGGAGAAGCAGGGACTGGACGCGCAGGATAAGGAGTTGGCGGCGGAACTGGCTCAACTCGAACTCCGCCATCGAGAGGCCTCAGCGCGGGTTGAGAAAGTTTTGCTTGATCGGTACAACCAGGTCAAAGCGTCGCGGAAAGATCAGCCGCTTGCAGCCGTGCGTGACGGCATCTGTCTCGGCTGCCGTCTACAGATCCCACCGCAGCTCATTGCGCAAGTCAAACGCTCCGACGATCTTCACGTCTGCCCCTATTGCCGACGGATTCTCTACTGGGAAGGAGAGCCGGTCGCGGAAACGCCGTCTTCGCCGGGCAGTAAGACGTCCGAACTCGAAGTAGGGGAATCGGTTTAG
- the ilvC gene encoding ketol-acid reductoisomerase, with translation MKIYYDKDADIQQIRNKTVAVIGYGSQGHAHALNMKESGVSVVIGLREGASWKKAEQSGLKVMPVADAVKASDVVMILAPDEAQAAIYRQDVAPNLKAGSYLAFGHGFNIHFGQIAPPASINVFMVAPKGPGHLVRSEYTKGSGVPCLLAIHQDPSGTTKQVGLAYASAIGGGRAGVIETNFREETETDLFGEQAVLCGGLTSLIQAGYETLVEAGYSPEMAYFECLHEVKLIVDLIYQGGIANMRYSISTTAKYGDVTRGPRVVTEQTKQEMKKILEEIQTGRFAKEWVLENQANRPVYNALLAKGEAHPIEAVGAKLRGMMPWLKKDQLVDKTKN, from the coding sequence ATGAAAATTTACTACGATAAGGATGCCGATATTCAGCAGATTCGAAACAAGACCGTGGCTGTGATCGGCTATGGAAGCCAGGGGCATGCGCACGCGCTCAACATGAAGGAGAGCGGGGTGAGTGTCGTCATTGGATTGCGTGAGGGCGCCTCATGGAAAAAAGCCGAGCAGAGCGGACTCAAGGTCATGCCGGTCGCCGATGCTGTGAAGGCTTCCGACGTTGTGATGATTCTTGCGCCGGATGAAGCGCAAGCCGCCATCTATCGGCAAGACGTGGCGCCCAATCTTAAAGCCGGATCCTATTTGGCGTTCGGACATGGTTTCAATATTCACTTCGGTCAAATCGCGCCTCCGGCTTCTATCAATGTCTTCATGGTCGCTCCGAAAGGGCCGGGACATCTCGTTCGTTCCGAATATACGAAGGGCAGCGGGGTACCTTGTCTACTGGCGATTCATCAGGATCCCAGCGGCACCACGAAGCAGGTCGGATTGGCTTATGCGAGCGCGATCGGCGGTGGACGAGCCGGTGTCATCGAGACGAATTTTCGCGAGGAAACCGAGACTGATCTCTTCGGCGAACAAGCCGTGCTCTGCGGTGGGCTGACGTCGCTGATCCAGGCCGGGTACGAGACGCTGGTCGAAGCCGGGTACTCGCCGGAGATGGCCTACTTCGAATGTTTGCACGAGGTGAAGCTCATCGTCGATCTGATCTATCAGGGCGGGATCGCCAACATGCGCTACTCGATCAGCACGACGGCGAAATACGGTGATGTGACCAGAGGTCCGCGCGTGGTGACTGAACAGACGAAGCAGGAAATGAAGAAGATCCTTGAGGAGATCCAGACCGGACGGTTCGCCAAAGAGTGGGTCTTGGAGAATCAAGCCAATCGACCGGTCTACAATGCGCTCCTGGCGAAGGGCGAGGCCCATCCTATCGAAGCCGTCGGAGCCAAGCTGCGTGGGATGATGCCGTGGCTCAAGAAGGATCAGCTCGTCGACAAAACAAAAAACTGA
- the pssA gene encoding CDP-diacylglycerol--serine O-phosphatidyltransferase, which translates to MKTAGFKNSFGKDGKRRKAAMHLIPNLFTTGNLFCGVFAILSVFNGNYLEAAIAVFVAMIFDVLDGKSARLTNSTSQFGLEYDSLSDVVSFGVAPGLLIYSWALSGQGTFGVAVMFAYVAMGAVRLARFNSTVALADGKYFTGLAIPAAAGVVASLVVFDHYLLKMGGDVRSIVVLLMTLALSFLMVSTIKYRSFKDLKFKGHRQITYLVWGILTLMMVAAWPAVMLFVIFAGYALMGPVEKVVSMVVPAAGKKSIGKAEPSPIESNS; encoded by the coding sequence ATGAAAACGGCAGGTTTCAAGAATTCTTTTGGGAAAGATGGGAAACGGCGAAAAGCCGCCATGCATCTCATTCCAAACCTCTTTACCACCGGCAACCTGTTTTGCGGCGTGTTTGCGATCTTATCCGTCTTCAACGGCAACTACCTGGAAGCGGCCATCGCGGTTTTTGTCGCCATGATTTTTGACGTATTGGACGGCAAGTCGGCGAGATTGACCAACAGCACGAGTCAGTTCGGGCTGGAGTATGATTCACTGTCCGACGTGGTGTCATTCGGTGTCGCACCGGGTTTGTTGATCTACTCATGGGCCTTGAGTGGGCAGGGTACGTTTGGCGTGGCCGTGATGTTTGCCTATGTGGCCATGGGTGCGGTGCGGCTGGCGCGGTTTAATTCTACCGTTGCGCTGGCAGATGGGAAATACTTTACCGGTCTGGCTATTCCAGCCGCTGCAGGCGTGGTGGCGTCCCTCGTGGTTTTTGATCATTATCTTCTCAAGATGGGAGGAGACGTCAGGTCCATCGTGGTCTTGTTGATGACGTTGGCGCTATCGTTTTTGATGGTCAGCACGATTAAGTATCGCAGCTTTAAAGACCTGAAATTCAAGGGGCACCGGCAGATCACGTACCTGGTCTGGGGCATTTTGACGCTGATGATGGTGGCGGCCTGGCCGGCGGTCATGTTATTCGTCATCTTTGCCGGCTATGCATTGATGGGGCCGGTCGAAAAAGTCGTTTCGATGGTCGTCCCGGCAGCCGGGAAAAAAAGCATCGGCAAAGCCGAGCCTTCGCCGATCGAATCGAACTCATAA
- a CDS encoding phosphatidylserine decarboxylase family protein, producing the protein MADQAVGVPVAKEGIPFIVVPAGVTLVTAWLGWPVVACIGAVATVFSAWFFRNPARVIPQGPNLIVAPGDGKVIAIEEEFEPRYLKERAIRLTIFLNVFDVHINRMPCDGVVEGIQYQPGLFLVASKPEATLRNEQNAVMIKTHEGIKVLCVQVAGLIARRIVCWISERERAIRGERFGLIRFGSRMDTFLPIGTQIRVAVGERVKGGATIIGELP; encoded by the coding sequence GTGGCAGATCAAGCGGTCGGTGTTCCCGTTGCCAAAGAAGGAATTCCCTTCATTGTGGTTCCTGCCGGCGTTACACTGGTGACGGCATGGCTGGGGTGGCCGGTCGTCGCATGTATCGGCGCCGTCGCGACCGTGTTTTCCGCTTGGTTTTTTCGGAATCCGGCCAGGGTTATCCCACAAGGTCCGAATCTGATCGTTGCGCCCGGCGACGGAAAGGTGATCGCGATCGAAGAAGAGTTCGAGCCGCGATATCTGAAAGAACGCGCCATCCGGCTCACGATCTTCTTGAATGTGTTCGATGTGCACATCAATCGGATGCCCTGTGACGGCGTCGTCGAAGGTATCCAGTATCAGCCGGGGTTGTTTTTAGTTGCGAGTAAACCGGAAGCGACGCTGAGGAATGAGCAGAACGCCGTCATGATCAAGACGCACGAGGGCATTAAGGTACTCTGTGTGCAAGTCGCGGGACTGATCGCTCGGCGGATCGTTTGTTGGATTTCCGAGCGGGAACGGGCGATACGCGGTGAGCGGTTCGGCTTGATTCGGTTCGGATCGCGCATGGACACGTTTCTGCCGATCGGCACGCAGATTCGAGTGGCGGTTGGTGAGCGCGTGAAAGGCGGCGCAACCATTATTGGAGAGTTGCCATGA
- the rnhC gene encoding ribonuclease HIII — MTASHHGDTIERIGIDESGKGDYFGPLVIAAVFVDSTTQGELRLMQVRDSKNISDGRILEMAPDIKTICPHSVIAIGPQKYNELYAKIKNLNRLLAWGHAKALETLLAQVHCERAISDQFGNERLILSVLQEKGRKIVLEQRTKAESDVAVAAASILARAEFLLRLKRLSGEVGTTLPKGASPAVELAAKMIIKKHGQDRLGSVAKLHFKTTKAVLAGLV, encoded by the coding sequence ATGACAGCGTCACACCACGGCGACACGATTGAACGCATCGGCATCGACGAATCCGGGAAGGGTGATTACTTCGGCCCCCTCGTCATCGCCGCCGTCTTTGTCGACAGCACGACCCAAGGGGAACTCAGGCTCATGCAGGTCCGGGACAGCAAGAACATTTCGGATGGGCGGATTCTTGAGATGGCCCCCGACATCAAGACCATTTGCCCACACAGCGTCATCGCGATCGGGCCACAAAAGTACAACGAACTCTACGCCAAGATCAAAAATCTGAACCGCTTGCTCGCCTGGGGCCATGCCAAGGCGCTGGAAACCCTGCTCGCACAAGTGCATTGCGAGCGAGCCATCTCCGATCAATTTGGAAACGAGCGGTTGATTCTCAGTGTGCTGCAGGAAAAAGGACGAAAGATCGTATTGGAACAACGAACGAAAGCCGAATCGGACGTAGCCGTCGCCGCGGCATCGATCTTGGCACGGGCTGAATTTCTCCTTCGCCTCAAGCGCCTCTCCGGCGAAGTCGGCACCACTCTCCCCAAAGGCGCCTCTCCAGCCGTCGAACTCGCCGCGAAGATGATCATTAAGAAACACGGGCAGGATCGGCTGGGGTCGGTGGCGAAACTGCACTTCAAAACTACGAAGGCCGTGCTGGCGGGACTCGTCTAA
- a CDS encoding M48 family metallopeptidase produces the protein MTSVRQEVQMGAQAYDQVKSDPKMRPSQDPREIEPVTRVAARIVEAAKRSKYAEMARQFQWEVTVIKDDNTANAFALPGGKMAVYTGIFPMAKTEAGLAAVMGHEVVHALARHGAERMSQGQLTNTVLQVAGAAIGLSGGNPVLGQATMAALGAGAQVGVLLPFSRKHESEADYVGILLAADAGYDPRESVALWERMGQASGGGGQSEFLSTHPSHGTRIEQLKEWMPEAMAIYQKRAPMPAAPLPEIGGR, from the coding sequence ATGACGTCGGTGCGTCAAGAAGTGCAAATGGGAGCTCAGGCGTACGATCAGGTCAAGAGCGACCCCAAGATGAGACCGTCACAAGATCCTCGTGAGATCGAACCGGTGACGCGGGTTGCGGCTCGGATCGTCGAAGCCGCAAAACGGTCGAAGTATGCGGAGATGGCCCGGCAGTTTCAGTGGGAAGTGACGGTCATTAAAGATGACAACACCGCGAACGCGTTTGCGCTGCCTGGCGGAAAGATGGCGGTCTACACCGGGATCTTTCCCATGGCTAAGACGGAAGCGGGGTTGGCGGCGGTGATGGGGCATGAAGTGGTGCATGCCTTGGCCCGCCATGGCGCCGAGCGCATGAGTCAGGGGCAACTGACGAACACGGTGTTGCAGGTGGCGGGCGCGGCGATCGGGCTCAGCGGCGGCAATCCCGTGCTTGGCCAGGCGACGATGGCGGCGCTTGGCGCAGGGGCGCAGGTCGGTGTGTTGCTGCCCTTCAGCCGCAAACATGAATCTGAGGCCGATTATGTGGGGATCCTCCTCGCGGCCGATGCCGGGTATGATCCGCGTGAATCGGTTGCGCTCTGGGAACGAATGGGGCAAGCATCGGGCGGCGGGGGGCAATCTGAATTCCTATCCACCCATCCCAGCCACGGTACCCGAATCGAACAGCTGAAGGAGTGGATGCCGGAGGCCATGGCCATCTACCAGAAACGAGCTCCTATGCCGGCCGCACCGCTCCCGGAAATAGGCGGCAGATAA
- a CDS encoding 2-isopropylmalate synthase: MARMIRIFDTTLRDGEQSPGASMNVEEKVMVAKQLARLGVDIIEAGFAYSSPGDFEAVRRIAQEVEGPTICSLARARPEDIDRAWEALKGAPKVRIHTFLSTSDIHLKHQFRMTREQAKQRAVEMVQRARGYVEDVEFSPMDASRSDPSFLYEVIEAVIAAGAGTVNIPDTVGYAVPQEFGQLIKGICDKVPNAARAVISVHCHNDLGVAVANSLAAIMNGAGQVECTINGIGERAGNTSLEEIVMGLRTRTDFYQADTGIRTEEIAKTSRLVSKITGMVVQPNKAIVGANAFAHTSGIHQDGLLKEKTTYEIMRPESIGLVESQMVMGKLSGRHAFRQRLEELGYKLGEVEVNHAFERFKKLADQKREIFEEDLEVIVSEELSKMAERIGLKGLQVSSGTDQVPTATVELEIDGTSIVQTGTGDGPVDAVYRTIAAMTQTKSQLLMYVVKAITGGTDAQGEVSVRVQEDGRTVTGHGADTDIITASARAYISALNKLAYLATKQAQGEQKVNLI, translated from the coding sequence ATGGCACGCATGATCAGAATTTTCGATACGACGTTGAGGGACGGCGAGCAATCGCCCGGCGCCAGCATGAACGTGGAAGAAAAGGTCATGGTCGCCAAGCAGCTGGCCCGGCTCGGCGTCGATATCATTGAAGCGGGATTTGCCTATAGCTCTCCCGGCGACTTCGAGGCGGTGCGGCGTATTGCGCAGGAGGTCGAAGGACCGACGATCTGCAGCTTAGCGAGGGCTCGTCCGGAGGATATCGATCGGGCTTGGGAGGCCTTGAAAGGCGCCCCGAAGGTCCGCATCCATACGTTTCTTTCAACGTCCGATATTCACCTGAAACATCAGTTTCGGATGACGCGCGAGCAGGCCAAGCAGCGCGCCGTGGAGATGGTCCAGCGTGCGCGGGGTTATGTCGAGGATGTCGAATTCTCTCCGATGGATGCGAGTCGATCCGACCCCTCGTTCCTCTATGAGGTGATCGAGGCGGTCATCGCCGCCGGCGCAGGCACCGTGAACATTCCCGACACGGTAGGGTATGCCGTGCCACAAGAATTTGGCCAATTGATCAAGGGGATATGCGATAAGGTCCCCAATGCCGCACGAGCCGTCATTTCCGTCCATTGCCACAACGATCTGGGTGTTGCGGTGGCGAACAGTTTGGCGGCGATCATGAACGGAGCTGGCCAGGTGGAATGTACGATCAATGGGATCGGGGAGCGCGCCGGTAACACATCCTTGGAAGAGATTGTGATGGGACTTCGCACCAGAACGGATTTCTATCAGGCGGACACCGGGATTCGAACCGAGGAGATTGCAAAGACCAGCCGTCTGGTCAGCAAGATCACCGGGATGGTGGTGCAACCCAACAAGGCGATCGTGGGGGCGAATGCCTTTGCCCATACATCGGGCATCCATCAGGATGGCTTGCTCAAGGAAAAGACGACCTATGAAATCATGCGTCCGGAATCGATTGGGTTGGTCGAAAGCCAGATGGTGATGGGAAAGTTGTCCGGGCGTCATGCCTTCAGGCAACGTTTGGAAGAATTGGGCTACAAGCTCGGCGAGGTAGAAGTCAACCACGCCTTCGAGCGGTTTAAGAAACTTGCCGATCAAAAGAGAGAGATCTTCGAGGAAGACCTCGAAGTCATTGTCTCCGAAGAGTTATCGAAGATGGCCGAGCGCATTGGGTTGAAGGGACTACAAGTATCGAGTGGAACGGATCAGGTCCCGACGGCCACGGTCGAACTGGAAATCGACGGCACCTCCATCGTTCAAACCGGGACCGGCGATGGGCCGGTGGATGCCGTGTACCGCACGATTGCCGCCATGACACAGACGAAGAGCCAATTGCTGATGTATGTCGTGAAGGCCATCACCGGGGGGACGGACGCACAGGGTGAAGTGTCGGTGCGGGTGCAAGAAGATGGGCGGACCGTGACCGGCCATGGCGCCGACACCGATATCATCACCGCGTCTGCTCGGGCCTATATCAGCGCCTTGAACAAACTGGCCTACCTGGCGACAAAACAGGCCCAAGGCGAGCAGAAGGTGAACTTGATTTGA
- the ilvN gene encoding acetolactate synthase small subunit, whose amino-acid sequence MEHIISVTVENKFGVLSRVAGLFSGRGFNIESLSVAPTLDPSMSQMTIVTSGDERIIEQIVKQLNKLIDVIKVVDLNETEFVSRETAIIKVHTKDADRAEALRIVDIFRANVIDSTPSTYTIEVSGDPKKIEAIINLLQPLGIKDLVRTGRVAVAREPVRPVAVQAKKVARD is encoded by the coding sequence ATGGAACACATTATTTCAGTGACGGTCGAAAATAAGTTTGGAGTCCTCTCGCGGGTCGCTGGGCTATTCAGCGGTCGCGGATTCAATATCGAGAGCCTGTCGGTCGCACCGACGCTGGATCCGTCCATGTCTCAGATGACGATTGTGACCTCGGGGGATGAGCGGATCATCGAGCAGATCGTCAAGCAGTTGAACAAACTCATCGATGTCATCAAAGTCGTGGATTTGAACGAAACGGAGTTCGTTTCACGAGAGACGGCGATCATCAAGGTGCACACGAAGGATGCGGATCGAGCTGAGGCGCTCAGAATCGTGGATATCTTTCGGGCGAACGTGATCGATTCGACCCCGAGCACCTATACCATCGAAGTATCCGGAGACCCCAAGAAGATTGAGGCGATCATCAATTTGTTGCAGCCCCTTGGGATCAAGGATTTGGTCCGTACCGGCCGGGTGGCCGTCGCGCGAGAGCCGGTCCGTCCCGTTGCTGTCCAAGCGAAGAAGGTCGCCCGAGACTAA